The following proteins are co-located in the Microbacterium sp. Clip185 genome:
- a CDS encoding XRE family transcriptional regulator, which yields MSEDTRVGDRLLRLRLGNGLGQQELAERAGIAAGSISMAERNLSWLDPRALDAVAAVLDVTPAYFHRPGAEPTFTTPQLRAYADASQRTVDRVLHDSRTALDAFATLDLRRVADTLPIFDGDPNDADEIERAAADVRTLAGIKEGDRVGNAVRAAERLGVVVLPMDSELGRHLGMSLRINDVPVIRVSRSSTSPEHAVPGDRQRFTVAHELGHLVLHAGRSQPVSAADATRRENEAHRFASALLAPGDAVINDLGGARVSLTALTRLKEKWGFSIKAFVTRFRQLGVIDDDHARSLFKQISARRWNKQEPIEVGNESAVWLQKTLTQGTQPTFERNVSAVSTSIGLSAAYFHRWLDWSPAAASTTEATVSVLTPRPSSRQQPTRPIAPVHRLPVRHVAND from the coding sequence ATGAGTGAGGACACTCGGGTCGGCGACCGTCTACTCCGCCTGCGGCTTGGGAACGGTCTCGGCCAGCAAGAGCTTGCCGAACGCGCGGGTATCGCGGCCGGCTCGATTTCCATGGCTGAGCGCAACCTCAGCTGGTTGGACCCGCGCGCTCTCGACGCCGTCGCCGCCGTCTTGGACGTCACCCCGGCGTACTTCCACCGCCCCGGTGCGGAGCCCACCTTCACCACACCGCAGCTGCGCGCCTACGCAGACGCATCCCAGCGCACCGTCGACCGCGTCCTCCACGACAGCCGTACCGCCCTCGACGCCTTCGCCACACTCGACCTGCGGCGGGTGGCGGATACGTTGCCCATCTTCGACGGTGACCCCAACGACGCGGACGAGATCGAACGCGCAGCGGCCGACGTCCGAACCCTCGCAGGCATCAAGGAGGGCGACCGCGTGGGCAACGCTGTGCGCGCAGCCGAACGCCTCGGAGTCGTCGTCCTTCCCATGGACAGCGAACTCGGCCGCCATCTCGGGATGTCGCTTCGCATCAACGACGTCCCCGTCATACGGGTCAGCCGATCTTCCACCTCACCCGAACATGCTGTCCCCGGCGACCGCCAGCGGTTCACCGTCGCGCACGAGCTCGGGCACCTCGTCCTGCACGCCGGGCGGTCTCAACCTGTGTCTGCGGCCGACGCAACAAGACGCGAGAACGAGGCGCACCGTTTCGCCTCCGCTCTCCTTGCACCCGGGGATGCCGTCATCAACGACCTTGGAGGGGCACGCGTTTCCCTCACCGCGTTGACGAGGTTGAAGGAGAAGTGGGGGTTCTCCATCAAGGCATTCGTTACCCGCTTCCGTCAGCTCGGCGTCATCGACGACGATCATGCTCGCAGCTTGTTCAAGCAGATCTCCGCGCGGCGATGGAACAAGCAGGAGCCTATCGAGGTGGGCAACGAGTCTGCCGTCTGGCTGCAGAAGACCCTGACGCAAGGAACGCAGCCGACGTTCGAGCGGAACGTATCGGCCGTCAGTACCTCCATCGGACTCAGCGCAGCGTACTTTCATCGCTGGCTCGATTGGTCGCCGGCCGCGGCTTCGACGACCGAAGCCACGGTGAGCGTCCTCACCCCACGACCGTCGAGCCGTCAGCAGCCGACACGCCCCATCGCACCCGTTCACCGCCTGCCCGTGCGCCACGTCGCCAACGACTGA
- a CDS encoding response regulator: MSAPRVLLADDHAAIREGLRILLVAHGVEVVGEAADGAVAVRNARALRPDVVLMDLRMPGMDGVEATRRIREDDSSEVLVLTSFDEDELVDAALDAGAVGFLLKTVSAPALVDAVHSVARGDGVLDARVTRRVLAQRTRHAEVSPAAAALDALTPREREVLAALSEGRSNGEIAALLKISVPTVKTHVSSVLTKLAARSRSHAVAIARDRAGR, from the coding sequence ATGAGCGCGCCACGGGTTCTCCTCGCGGATGATCACGCCGCCATCCGCGAGGGGCTGCGGATCCTGCTGGTCGCCCACGGCGTCGAGGTGGTCGGGGAGGCTGCCGACGGCGCGGTGGCGGTGCGCAACGCTCGAGCCCTCCGACCGGATGTCGTGCTGATGGATCTGCGGATGCCGGGGATGGACGGCGTGGAGGCGACTCGCCGCATCCGGGAGGACGACTCAAGCGAGGTGCTCGTGCTGACGAGCTTCGACGAGGACGAACTGGTGGATGCGGCGCTCGACGCCGGCGCCGTCGGTTTCCTCCTGAAGACGGTCTCGGCGCCGGCTCTCGTGGATGCGGTCCACAGCGTCGCCCGCGGCGACGGGGTGCTCGATGCGCGGGTCACCCGGCGGGTGCTCGCGCAACGGACTCGGCACGCGGAGGTCTCCCCCGCTGCCGCGGCGCTCGACGCGCTCACGCCGCGCGAGCGCGAGGTGCTGGCTGCACTCTCCGAAGGGCGCTCCAACGGTGAGATCGCGGCGCTGCTGAAGATCTCCGTGCCGACGGTCAAGACGCACGTCTCGAGCGTGCTCACCAAACTGGCGGCGCGCAGCCGCTCCCATGCCGTCGCGATCGCACGGGACCGCGCCGGACGGTGA
- a CDS encoding aldo/keto reductase yields the protein MQESAHTAELGFGLAAVGRPAYITSDREHDLGSPAARSVAAMETRVHALLDTAWALGIRYLDAARSYGRAEEFLGSWLSAHPDRRASLTIGSKWGYEYVGDWNPAAELHERKEHSLAMLDRQWRQTLAALGGPPDFYLIHSVTPDSPALADGALLERIGEIRETGVRVGISTSGPLQAEVIDRATSEHGDLFSVVQSTWNVFEPSAGPALARAHDAGWTVVLKEVLANGWLSDAHAPTVVRDEARAASLTVDEYAFAVARRQEWADIVLSGAATDDQLRRGAERSASGDALPMPSFAVDPQSYWKRRSSLDWA from the coding sequence ATGCAGGAGTCAGCGCACACGGCGGAACTCGGCTTCGGTCTCGCGGCCGTGGGGCGCCCCGCCTACATCACGAGCGATCGCGAGCACGACCTGGGATCCCCCGCCGCCCGCTCCGTCGCCGCGATGGAGACCCGGGTCCACGCGCTTCTCGACACGGCGTGGGCGCTCGGCATCCGCTATCTGGATGCGGCGCGGTCCTATGGAAGAGCCGAGGAGTTCCTCGGCTCGTGGCTGTCCGCACACCCCGATCGTCGCGCGTCGCTCACGATCGGCTCGAAGTGGGGCTATGAGTACGTCGGCGACTGGAACCCCGCCGCCGAACTCCACGAGCGCAAGGAGCACTCGCTCGCGATGCTCGACCGGCAGTGGCGCCAGACGCTGGCAGCGCTGGGCGGGCCGCCGGACTTCTATCTCATCCACTCGGTCACACCCGACTCTCCCGCGCTCGCCGACGGTGCGCTGCTCGAGCGGATCGGGGAGATCCGCGAGACGGGGGTGCGGGTGGGGATCTCGACCAGCGGCCCCCTGCAGGCGGAGGTCATCGACCGGGCGACGAGCGAGCACGGCGACCTCTTCTCCGTCGTGCAGTCCACCTGGAACGTCTTCGAGCCATCGGCGGGCCCCGCTCTTGCGCGGGCGCACGATGCGGGCTGGACCGTCGTGCTGAAGGAGGTGCTGGCCAACGGCTGGCTCAGCGACGCCCATGCGCCGACGGTGGTCCGGGATGAGGCGCGCGCCGCATCCCTCACGGTGGACGAGTACGCGTTCGCCGTCGCGCGTCGCCAGGAGTGGGCGGACATCGTGTTGAGCGGCGCGGCCACCGACGATCAGCTGCGTCGCGGCGCCGAGCGCAGTGCGTCCGGCGACGCCCTACCGATGCCGTCGTTCGCCGTCGACCCGCAGAGCTACTGGAAGAGGCGTTCGTCGCTCGACTGGGCGTGA
- a CDS encoding bifunctional lysylphosphatidylglycerol flippase/synthetase MprF, with the protein MTTDDAASPPRPRAAMRVARRLPATLVLVAALLVIGVVTGALWHPFHRNPGMEMWAYGWPALEAGRWWTPLTGTFIVGYPGLYLFTVASFAGMAHLEFRRGTRVALAYFTIGQLFSVLTAALLVWALSLTGWPWALTQAGALDVGPSGGAFAALAAAVGLLRAPWRMRVWLLLLGFVFVTMLFWGNLDDIEHLLAVVLVLFVDRSLRPQRTTVREQRLVAFLALAILAVLEIIVFVVPTDGPFGSTTPGSGSIWDVAIDVAVVALIANGLRRGRHWAWILGLIITAINLLQFVALVALIALAGWAEAESAISGDPSLSLANGVLWALVLIYLVWVRGAFRARRRTRIGQPPAPDRTALREQLHRFGGGTLSWMTTWEGNHYARVSESIVAFQSRASVALVLADPIGPEADADSAVSAFIDSAERAGLIPCFFSAGERTRAAVPDGWRNLVVADDTIVDLPGLEFTGKAWNAVRTSFNRAGREEMTFRLTRLADEPWGIRAQLRAISESWVGDKGLPEMSFTLGTLAEAADPEVRLALAISPAGDVDGFLSWLPVYAPGGGIHGWTLDLMRRREGGFGPVMEFLIGSSAKAFSEEGAQIMSLSGAPLAHDYPPDAGLMAELSGKLADALEPVYGFQSLHRFKEKFHPRYETMYLLYRDESDLTRISLALTRAFLPTATLRQFAGAGLELVRGTS; encoded by the coding sequence ATGACGACGGACGACGCCGCCAGCCCACCCAGACCCCGCGCGGCGATGCGCGTCGCGCGTCGTCTTCCCGCCACCCTCGTCCTCGTCGCCGCGTTGCTGGTGATCGGGGTCGTCACCGGCGCCCTCTGGCATCCGTTCCACCGCAATCCCGGCATGGAAATGTGGGCCTACGGTTGGCCCGCCCTCGAGGCAGGCCGCTGGTGGACGCCGCTCACCGGCACCTTCATCGTCGGCTACCCCGGCCTCTACCTGTTCACGGTCGCGAGCTTCGCGGGGATGGCCCACCTCGAGTTCCGCCGCGGCACCCGCGTGGCGCTCGCCTACTTCACGATCGGCCAGCTGTTCTCCGTTCTCACGGCGGCCCTTCTCGTCTGGGCGCTCTCGCTCACCGGCTGGCCCTGGGCGCTCACGCAGGCGGGCGCACTGGATGTCGGTCCTTCCGGTGGTGCCTTCGCCGCCCTCGCTGCCGCCGTGGGGCTGCTTCGTGCGCCGTGGCGGATGCGGGTCTGGCTGCTCCTGCTCGGCTTCGTCTTCGTCACGATGCTGTTCTGGGGCAATCTCGACGACATCGAGCACCTGCTGGCGGTGGTGCTGGTGCTCTTCGTGGACCGCTCGCTGCGCCCGCAGCGTACGACCGTGCGCGAGCAGCGGCTCGTCGCCTTTCTCGCGCTGGCCATCCTCGCGGTCCTTGAAATCATCGTCTTCGTGGTCCCGACCGACGGGCCCTTCGGATCCACGACGCCCGGATCGGGGTCGATCTGGGACGTGGCGATCGACGTCGCCGTCGTCGCTCTCATCGCCAACGGGCTGCGCCGCGGCCGCCACTGGGCCTGGATTCTCGGCCTGATCATCACGGCGATCAACCTGCTGCAGTTCGTCGCCCTCGTCGCGCTGATCGCTCTGGCGGGGTGGGCAGAGGCGGAGAGCGCGATCTCGGGGGACCCGTCGCTGTCACTGGCCAACGGCGTGCTCTGGGCACTGGTGCTCATCTACCTCGTCTGGGTGCGCGGCGCCTTCCGCGCGCGCCGGCGCACCCGCATCGGCCAGCCGCCCGCTCCGGATCGGACGGCGCTGCGCGAGCAGTTGCACCGCTTCGGTGGTGGGACGCTGTCGTGGATGACGACCTGGGAGGGCAACCACTACGCGCGGGTGTCGGAGAGCATCGTCGCGTTCCAGAGCCGCGCTTCCGTCGCGCTCGTGCTGGCGGACCCCATCGGTCCGGAGGCCGATGCCGATTCCGCCGTGTCGGCGTTCATCGACTCGGCGGAGCGTGCCGGCCTCATCCCCTGCTTCTTCAGCGCAGGAGAACGAACCCGTGCCGCGGTACCCGACGGCTGGCGCAACCTCGTCGTGGCGGACGACACGATCGTCGACCTTCCGGGTTTGGAGTTCACCGGCAAGGCGTGGAACGCGGTCCGCACCTCGTTCAACCGTGCCGGGCGCGAGGAGATGACGTTCCGACTCACGCGGCTCGCCGACGAACCCTGGGGGATCCGCGCTCAACTGCGGGCGATCTCCGAGAGCTGGGTGGGCGACAAGGGCCTGCCGGAGATGAGCTTCACCCTCGGCACCCTGGCCGAGGCCGCCGACCCGGAGGTACGCCTTGCGCTGGCGATCTCGCCCGCAGGGGATGTGGACGGGTTCCTGTCGTGGCTGCCGGTCTACGCACCGGGTGGCGGCATCCACGGGTGGACGCTGGATCTCATGCGCCGGCGCGAGGGCGGCTTCGGGCCCGTGATGGAGTTCCTCATCGGGTCGTCCGCCAAGGCCTTCTCCGAGGAGGGGGCGCAGATCATGTCGCTGTCGGGAGCGCCGCTCGCGCACGACTACCCACCGGATGCCGGGCTCATGGCCGAGTTGAGCGGCAAACTCGCCGATGCGCTGGAGCCCGTCTACGGCTTCCAGTCGCTGCACCGCTTCAAGGAGAAGTTCCACCCGCGATACGAGACCATGTACCTGCTCTACCGCGACGAGAGCGACCTCACCCGCATCTCTCTCGCGCTCACGCGAGCGTTCCTGCCCACCGCGACGCTGCGACAGTTCGCGGGTGCGGGACTGGAGCTCGTCCGCGGCACCTCCTGA
- the nucS gene encoding endonuclease NucS, whose amino-acid sequence MRLVIARCSVDYTGRLNAHLPLATRLLVHKGDGSLLVHSDGGSYKPLNWMSPPCSLAVEEPDEDAASAGVIEQWRVTHAKTGDALLVRLYEVIHDSSHELGVDPGLQKDGVEADLQRLLAEQVGVIGENLTLVRREFPTAIGPVDLMLRDPDAATVVALEDETPRALHVAVEVKRRAGIDAVEQLTRYLDLLNRDSHLRPVRGVLAAQAFAPQARTLATDRGIDCVVLDYEAMKGIDSGLPTLF is encoded by the coding sequence GTGCGCCTCGTCATCGCCCGCTGCTCCGTGGACTACACCGGCCGCCTCAATGCCCACCTGCCCCTCGCGACTCGCCTCCTCGTCCACAAAGGCGACGGCAGCCTGCTCGTGCACTCTGACGGCGGCTCGTACAAGCCGCTGAACTGGATGAGCCCGCCGTGCTCACTGGCCGTCGAAGAGCCCGACGAGGATGCGGCGAGCGCCGGGGTGATCGAGCAGTGGCGCGTCACGCACGCCAAGACCGGCGACGCGCTGCTCGTGCGTCTCTACGAGGTGATCCACGACTCCAGCCACGAGCTCGGCGTCGATCCGGGCCTGCAGAAGGACGGTGTAGAGGCCGACCTGCAGCGGCTGCTCGCCGAGCAGGTCGGGGTCATCGGCGAGAACCTCACGCTCGTGCGCCGGGAGTTCCCCACCGCCATCGGCCCGGTCGATCTCATGCTGCGCGATCCGGATGCGGCCACCGTCGTCGCCCTGGAGGACGAGACCCCGCGCGCGCTGCACGTGGCCGTCGAGGTCAAGCGGCGAGCGGGCATCGACGCGGTCGAGCAGCTCACGCGCTATCTCGACCTGCTCAACCGCGACTCGCACCTGCGCCCGGTGCGCGGCGTGCTGGCCGCCCAGGCGTTCGCACCGCAGGCGCGCACCCTCGCGACCGACCGCGGCATCGACTGCGTCGTGCTCGACTACGAGGCCATGAAGGGCATCGACAGCGGCCTGCCCACCCTCTTCTGA
- a CDS encoding cold-shock protein yields MSTTGTVKWFNSEKGFGFIAPDEGGADVFAHFSAIDGNGYRSLEENQRVEFEVEQGPKGLQAAKIRAL; encoded by the coding sequence ATGAGCACGACGGGTACGGTCAAGTGGTTCAACTCCGAGAAGGGCTTCGGGTTCATCGCTCCCGATGAGGGGGGCGCAGACGTCTTCGCCCACTTCAGCGCGATCGACGGCAACGGCTACCGCTCGCTCGAGGAGAACCAGCGGGTCGAGTTCGAGGTCGAGCAGGGCCCCAAGGGTCTGCAGGCAGCGAAGATCCGCGCTCTCTGA
- a CDS encoding sensor histidine kinase: MGEAEGSRLRDWVRRHRASADALIYLLIALAAGALGLTVSGAIVPSAFAAASPWWTLIPALAAVVVVLARDRWPIPALIAAVVIMAVDVFVFGGLVPLIVAVDVLYVATRETERRRRILVGMIAVVAVMAVAAGWITADARASFLVALQLGALGGLGYWYGTAVAQSRELVALHRQQAEDARREGERDRDAAVQGERDAMARELHDVVAGHVAAMAIRSEAALSMPPEPDADRAALRAVRDSSREAHDTLRTMIAVLRDGGAQIAAPAGVASIDELAEAARRAGLEVSLENELDTALSTPADQAVARIVQESLANCVRHAPGAEVRIRLVKESGEVTVRVDSRGASAPPARLAGNGWGLELLRERARALGGTLDAGPRADDGWRVEARIPAVVQG; the protein is encoded by the coding sequence ATGGGCGAAGCAGAGGGCTCCCGACTGCGGGACTGGGTACGCCGGCACCGGGCATCGGCCGACGCGCTCATCTACCTGCTGATCGCGCTCGCCGCCGGCGCACTGGGACTCACGGTGTCGGGCGCCATCGTGCCGAGTGCGTTCGCCGCCGCATCCCCGTGGTGGACGTTGATCCCCGCTCTCGCCGCCGTGGTCGTCGTGCTCGCGCGCGACCGGTGGCCGATCCCCGCACTGATCGCCGCGGTCGTGATCATGGCCGTCGACGTCTTCGTGTTCGGCGGACTCGTGCCGCTGATCGTCGCCGTGGACGTCCTCTATGTCGCGACACGCGAGACGGAGCGCCGCCGCCGCATCCTGGTCGGGATGATCGCCGTCGTCGCGGTCATGGCGGTCGCAGCGGGGTGGATCACCGCGGACGCGCGAGCGAGCTTCCTGGTGGCTCTGCAGCTGGGCGCCCTGGGCGGACTGGGGTACTGGTACGGCACCGCTGTCGCGCAGTCGCGAGAACTCGTCGCTCTGCATCGGCAACAGGCGGAGGATGCGCGTCGCGAGGGAGAGCGCGACCGGGATGCGGCGGTGCAGGGCGAGCGCGATGCCATGGCCCGCGAGCTCCACGACGTCGTCGCCGGGCATGTCGCGGCGATGGCGATTCGTTCCGAGGCGGCGCTGTCGATGCCGCCGGAGCCGGATGCCGACCGCGCGGCGCTGCGAGCCGTGCGCGATTCGTCGCGGGAGGCGCACGACACGCTGCGCACGATGATCGCCGTGCTCCGCGACGGCGGCGCGCAGATCGCGGCGCCGGCAGGAGTCGCCTCGATCGACGAGCTCGCCGAGGCGGCGCGCCGCGCGGGGCTGGAGGTGTCGCTGGAGAACGAACTCGACACAGCTCTCAGCACTCCCGCGGACCAGGCCGTCGCGCGCATCGTGCAGGAGTCGTTGGCGAACTGCGTTCGTCACGCCCCCGGGGCCGAGGTACGCATCCGTCTCGTCAAGGAGTCCGGGGAGGTGACGGTGCGGGTGGACTCGCGCGGAGCATCCGCGCCGCCCGCGCGGCTCGCGGGCAACGGCTGGGGCCTCGAGCTGCTGCGCGAACGCGCGAGGGCCTTGGGCGGCACGCTGGATGCCGGCCCCCGCGCCGATGATGGATGGCGCGTCGAAGCCCGCATCCCCGCGGTGGTGCAGGGATGA
- a CDS encoding HAD hydrolase-like protein has product MSVGSPFSCVLWDVDGTLVDASDGILRRLTITLEHFGLPAPTRAELVHWIGPPLYESFQHHAGMTPEGATDAVTFYRALGKADGYTTDVKLYPGVKQIVDDLAAAGVPQGTASSKPENQVQALMLHFDLAEHMTAITGATPDEKTLATKADIVAEALRRMRAAGVDTSRPVLIGDRHHDVDGATANGVPVIFVRWGFSWPHEAEGAQAVVDNADELHALLLVDSDA; this is encoded by the coding sequence ATGTCCGTCGGATCCCCGTTCTCCTGCGTCCTCTGGGACGTCGACGGCACGCTCGTCGACGCATCCGACGGGATTCTGCGTCGCCTGACGATCACGCTCGAGCACTTCGGACTTCCGGCGCCGACGCGCGCCGAGCTGGTGCACTGGATCGGACCTCCGCTCTACGAGTCCTTCCAGCACCACGCCGGGATGACGCCGGAGGGTGCCACGGATGCGGTCACCTTCTACCGCGCGCTGGGCAAGGCCGACGGCTACACGACCGACGTCAAGCTGTACCCCGGCGTCAAGCAGATCGTCGACGATCTCGCCGCCGCGGGCGTTCCCCAGGGCACGGCCAGCTCCAAGCCCGAGAACCAGGTGCAGGCGCTCATGCTGCACTTCGACCTCGCGGAGCACATGACGGCCATCACGGGTGCGACCCCCGACGAGAAGACGCTTGCCACGAAGGCCGACATCGTCGCCGAGGCCCTCCGACGGATGCGGGCCGCCGGGGTCGACACCTCGCGCCCCGTGCTGATCGGCGATCGACACCATGACGTGGACGGCGCGACGGCCAACGGCGTACCGGTGATCTTCGTGCGGTGGGGCTTCAGCTGGCCGCACGAGGCCGAGGGCGCCCAGGCCGTCGTCGACAACGCCGACGAGCTCCACGCACTGCTGCTCGTCGATTCCGACGCCTGA
- a CDS encoding amino acid permease, protein MSTEERSVTTQSPELTRGLKNRHLQLIAIGGAIGTGLFMGSGKMISVTGPAVIFVYMVIGLMVFLIMRALGELLLSNLHYKTFGDIAKDLIGPWAGFFVSWTYWLGWVVACVADIIAITSYVSFFNASIPPWIPALIAAVALTLLNLQPVKFFGETEFWFALIKVVAILALIGARVVLIATGFTNPDSGTRATFANLWDHGGMFPFGASGFILGFQMGIFAFIGVELVGTVAAETENPRKTLPKAINSIVARILVFYVGSLVIIMSITPWDQLAPDKSPFVTTLAYAGFGIAAAAINLVVLTSAASSANSGIYSGSRMLYNLALDGHAHRKLTFLTPQGVPRKSVFLTCVFLFTAIPLLYAGDGVVTAFTFVSSVCATLILFTWGTIVVSYIRYRRRYPERHAQSGFKLPLGRVAPWVVLAFFAFIIGALLYGEDTRAAVIAAPVWFGLLAVAWVARKRRLAREGRPITRSIPVTVHPLDDERSPARSVPPSDIR, encoded by the coding sequence GTGTCGACTGAAGAACGTTCTGTAACGACTCAAAGTCCCGAGCTCACGAGAGGGCTCAAGAACCGCCATCTCCAGCTCATCGCCATCGGCGGAGCTATCGGAACGGGACTTTTCATGGGATCCGGGAAGATGATCAGCGTCACTGGCCCAGCCGTCATCTTCGTGTACATGGTGATCGGCTTGATGGTGTTCCTCATCATGCGAGCGTTGGGCGAACTCCTACTTTCCAACCTGCACTACAAGACCTTCGGGGACATCGCGAAAGACCTCATCGGCCCGTGGGCCGGTTTCTTCGTCTCCTGGACCTACTGGCTCGGGTGGGTGGTGGCGTGCGTCGCGGACATCATCGCCATCACCAGCTACGTGTCCTTCTTCAACGCCTCAATCCCTCCGTGGATCCCTGCGCTCATCGCCGCGGTGGCCCTGACCCTACTAAATCTGCAACCGGTGAAGTTCTTCGGAGAAACGGAGTTCTGGTTCGCCCTCATCAAGGTCGTCGCCATCCTCGCCCTGATCGGCGCCCGGGTGGTTCTGATCGCAACAGGTTTCACCAACCCCGACAGTGGGACTCGGGCGACTTTCGCCAATCTGTGGGACCACGGTGGCATGTTCCCGTTCGGCGCCAGCGGCTTCATCCTCGGATTCCAGATGGGCATTTTCGCTTTCATCGGTGTCGAACTCGTGGGCACAGTCGCCGCCGAGACGGAGAATCCACGAAAGACCCTGCCGAAGGCCATCAACTCCATCGTTGCCCGCATCCTGGTGTTCTACGTCGGCTCCCTCGTCATCATCATGTCCATCACCCCTTGGGACCAGCTCGCACCTGACAAGAGCCCGTTTGTCACCACGCTCGCCTACGCCGGTTTCGGAATTGCCGCCGCCGCCATCAACCTGGTCGTACTGACCTCCGCGGCTTCCAGTGCGAACTCCGGGATCTACTCAGGATCCCGGATGCTCTACAACCTCGCGCTGGACGGTCACGCTCACAGGAAACTCACGTTCCTCACTCCCCAGGGCGTCCCCCGCAAGTCGGTGTTTCTCACCTGCGTCTTCCTGTTCACCGCTATACCTCTTCTGTACGCGGGGGACGGGGTCGTCACGGCCTTCACCTTCGTTTCCTCCGTGTGCGCCACCCTGATCTTGTTCACATGGGGCACCATCGTCGTCAGCTACATCCGTTACCGACGTCGCTATCCGGAGCGTCATGCCCAGTCCGGCTTCAAGCTCCCCTTGGGACGCGTCGCACCGTGGGTCGTGCTGGCGTTCTTCGCCTTCATCATCGGCGCGCTGCTCTATGGTGAGGACACCCGCGCAGCAGTCATTGCGGCGCCGGTATGGTTTGGCCTTCTTGCCGTCGCGTGGGTTGCGAGGAAGCGCCGCCTCGCACGGGAAGGACGCCCGATCACCCGAAGCATCCCGGTGACCGTCCACCCCCTGGACGATGAGCGATCACCGGCGCGCTCTGTGCCGCCGAGCGACATCAGATAA
- a CDS encoding GAP family protein, whose amino-acid sequence MDLIPGAPLPLTLFVLALVDGLSVGTLVIPLLLMIVPGRVRIGRHLLYLLTISLFYLAVGVLFLLGLMNVIDVVGDFFSSTAGAIVRLVVGAALLIAAFAIPAHEKRMQERPDAGPGRIVRWRDRLVSDGVPARTVVAVAIAAGVVELATMLPYLIGMTLLAESQLALPVQVGALAAYCLVMVLPALVLLGLRVVAARLIERPLERLAAWLSRTAGETTSWILGIIGFLLARAAATQLGLFDLL is encoded by the coding sequence GTGGATCTCATACCCGGCGCCCCCTTACCGCTCACCCTGTTCGTGCTCGCACTCGTCGACGGGTTGAGCGTCGGCACCCTCGTCATCCCCCTGCTGCTCATGATCGTCCCGGGCAGGGTACGCATCGGGCGGCACCTGCTCTACCTCCTGACGATCTCGCTCTTCTATCTCGCGGTCGGCGTGCTGTTCCTGCTCGGACTCATGAACGTCATCGACGTCGTCGGCGACTTCTTCTCCTCGACCGCCGGAGCGATCGTGCGCCTGGTCGTCGGCGCCGCGCTGTTGATCGCCGCGTTCGCGATCCCCGCCCACGAGAAGCGGATGCAGGAGCGTCCCGACGCCGGTCCCGGGCGCATCGTCCGATGGCGTGATCGCCTGGTGTCGGACGGCGTTCCCGCACGCACGGTCGTCGCCGTGGCGATCGCTGCGGGTGTCGTGGAGCTGGCGACCATGCTCCCGTACCTGATCGGCATGACGCTGCTCGCCGAGTCACAGCTGGCGCTGCCCGTTCAGGTGGGGGCCCTCGCCGCATACTGCCTCGTGATGGTCCTGCCGGCGCTCGTGCTGCTTGGTCTGCGGGTGGTCGCTGCGCGCCTGATCGAGCGCCCCCTCGAGCGACTCGCGGCGTGGCTCTCGCGCACCGCCGGCGAGACCACATCGTGGATCCTCGGCATCATCGGCTTCCTGCTGGCGCGCGCGGCGGCGACCCAACTCGGCCTGTTCGATCTGCTGTGA
- a CDS encoding GntR family transcriptional regulator, which translates to MADHPTSRPPRRRRMLGDEVFELLGRAIRDGKLAPGQSLRDVELAERFGISRTPVREALQRLERIGLVEISANRFTRVTVPTERLVADTRAFIVGFTAEALRAALPACSDETLTLLVAAYDRMLATPVGTGTHTEASTAFFRTLSIATGNIVLGRFIRETSLTLERNLQGWAFIDVASDTGHRAGQALRRALLTRNAARADAVLRAYQRERQE; encoded by the coding sequence ATGGCCGACCACCCGACATCGCGGCCGCCCCGCCGTCGCCGGATGCTCGGAGACGAGGTCTTCGAGCTGCTCGGTCGCGCCATCCGCGACGGCAAGCTCGCCCCCGGCCAGTCGTTGCGCGACGTGGAGCTGGCCGAGCGCTTCGGCATCTCGCGCACACCGGTGCGTGAGGCGCTGCAACGGCTGGAGCGCATCGGCCTGGTGGAGATCTCGGCGAACAGGTTCACCCGCGTCACCGTTCCCACCGAGCGTCTCGTCGCGGACACCCGCGCCTTCATCGTCGGCTTCACGGCGGAGGCGCTGCGCGCCGCACTGCCGGCCTGCTCGGACGAGACGCTGACCCTTCTCGTCGCCGCCTACGACCGCATGCTCGCAACGCCCGTGGGTACCGGCACGCACACGGAGGCGTCGACCGCCTTCTTCCGGACGCTCTCGATCGCGACCGGCAACATCGTGCTCGGCCGCTTCATCCGGGAGACATCGCTCACGCTGGAGCGGAACCTGCAGGGCTGGGCGTTCATCGATGTCGCATCCGACACGGGGCACCGAGCAGGACAAGCCCTGCGCCGGGCCCTTCTCACCCGCAATGCCGCGCGGGCCGACGCTGTCCTGCGCGCCTACCAGCGCGAACGCCAGGAATGA